From a single Fusarium fujikuroi IMI 58289 draft genome, chromosome FFUJ_chr03 genomic region:
- a CDS encoding related to Eukaryotic translation initiation factor 3 subunit M — MAETKTAGQPTLVFVDGSFEDLAAEMADYLKAEDAKQLLSQEKPPSQEEVISKLVSASGALNTVPEKEYTAASNLMTHLVLMSSDPKKFLPTLCTTFAKPLLNSPVHGAGLSLNALTTVFNLLDPTDPVRARVFMEILKFLRAHGMFESLRTYLDKLPEWLATWGTDADFQRKIYEEVAEVAIEAGEEQQAYEYVVKALRTFDGDAISSEEAQRLSLRAVKKALTSNNHFLFQDLRGIPSVQALSDSHPVYSQLLDIFAEQDLEDYNDFNDEHQGWVEKEKLDHEKLHRKMRLLTFSSLAASTPSREIEYSKITKALQIPENEIEMWAIDVIRAGLVEGKLSQQRQKFLVHKVTYRVFGQKQYQELANRVDHWRTTLQNVLGVLRQEQANAKAQKEREIQELERKVANAGVSGNQDGGRRRQNQNREPREPREPREPRERTEDDD; from the exons ATGGCCGAAACCAAGACTGCCGGCCAGCCCACTCTGGTCTTTGTCGATGGATCCTTCGAGGACCTCGCTGCCGAGATGGCCGACTATCTTAAGGCTGAGGATGCCAAGCAGCTTCTGAGCCAGGAGAAGCCACCTTCTCAAGAGGAGGTCATTTCCAAACTGGTCTCGGCCTCTGGAGCCCTCAACACCGTCCCCGAGAAGGAGTATACCGCCGCTTCTAACCTCATGACCCATCTCGTCCTGATGTCCTCCGACCCCAAGAAGTTCTTGCCCACTCTCTGCACCACTTTTGCCAAGCCTCTCCTCAACTCTCCCGTCCACGGCGCCGGCCTGTCACTCAACGCCCTGACGACTGTCTTTAACCTGCTCGACCCCACCGACCCCGTTCGCGCCCGCGTCTTCATGGAAATTCTCAAGTTCCTGAGAGCTCACGGCATGTTTGAGAGTCTGCGCACATATCTCGATAAGCTGCCCGAGTGGCTTGCTACCTGGGGCACCGACGCCGATTTCCAGCGAAAGATTTACGAGGAGGTCGCTGAGGTTGCtattgaggctggtgaggaGCA ACAAGCCTACGAGTACGTCGTCAAGGCTCTCCGAACATTCGACGGCGATGCCATCTCCTCCGAGGAGGCCCAGCGGCTATCTCTTCGTGCTGTCAAGAAGGCACTCACTTCCAATAACCACTTCCTGTTTCAAGACCTGAGGGGAATTCCAAGCGTCCAGGCCCTCAGCGACTCGCACCCCGTGTACTCGCAACTCCTCGATATCTTTGCTGAGCAGGACCTGGAGGATTATAACGACTTCAACGACGAGCACCAGGGTtgggttgagaaggagaagctcgaccATGAGAAGCTTCACCGCAAGATGCGCCTCCTAACTTTCTCCAGCTTGGCTGCCTCCACCCCTAGCCGCGAGATCGAGTACTCCAAGATCACCAAGGCTCTCCAGATCCCCGAGAACGAGATTGAGATGTGGGCCATTGACGTGATCCGTGCCGGACTTGTTGAGGGCAAGCTTTCCCAGCAACGCCAGAAATTCCTTGTTCACAAGGTGACATACCGCGTTTTTGGCCAGAAGCAGTACCAGGAGCTGGCCAACCGGGTTGACCACTGGAGGACAACCCTGCAGAATGTTCTGGGCGTTTTGCGTCAGGAGCAGGCCAACGCCAAGGCACAGAAGGAGCGCGAGATCCAAGAGTTGGAGCGCAAGGTCGCCAACGCCGGCGTTAGCGGCAACCAAGATGGCGGTAGACGCCGACAGAACCAAAACCGGGAGCCTCGCGAACCTCGCGAACCCAGGGAGCCCCGGGAGAGgacagaagatgacgattAG
- a CDS encoding probable uridine-monophosphate kinase (UMP-CMP kinase) translates to MPAIEQDAPATIAPQKSTPTFDPKDVTVIFVLGGPGAGKGTQCSKLVSDHGFCHLSAGDLLRAEQERPGSQYGDLIKDYIRNGLIVPMEVTIALLENAMAADLKAKDSQKGRFLIDGFPRKMDQAVKFEETVCPAKLVLFFDCPEDVMESRLLERGKTSGRDDDNAESIRKRFRTFIETSMPVVNRFEEVGKVLKLDATPPPDEVYANTEKALAERLGPDF, encoded by the coding sequence ATGCCTGCGATCGAACAAGATGCGCCCGCAACCATCGCGCCCCAAAAGTCAACTCCGACTTTCGACCCCAAGGATGTGACCGTCATCTTCGTTCTCGGAGGCCCTGGCGCCGGCAAGGGCACTCAGTGCTCCAAGCTTGTTTCGGACCACGGCTTCTGTCATCTGTCAGCTGGTGATCTCTTGCGCGCCGAACAGGAAAGACCAGGTTCGCAATATGGAGATCTCATCAAGGACTATATTCGAAACGGCCTCATTGTTCCCATGGAGGTGACTATTGCTCTCCTCGAGAACGCCATGGCCGCCGACCTCAAGGCAAAGGATTCGCAAAAGGGGCGCTTCCTCATTGACGGCTTCCCTCGCAAGATGGACCAGGCCGTCAAGTTTGAAGAGACTGTCTGTCCCGCCAAGCTagtcctcttcttcgattgCCCGGAGGACGTCATGGAGTCTCGTCTTCTCGAGCGTGGAAAGACCAGCGGtcgtgatgatgacaacGCCGAGAGTATCCGCAAGCGATTCCGTACCTTCATCGAGACCAGCATGCCTGTCGTCAACCGCTTTGAGGAGGTTGGCAAGgttctcaagctcgatgcTACCCCTCCTCCTGACGAGGTCTATGCCAACACTGAAAAGGCCCTCGCTGAGAGGTTGGGCCCTGACTTTTAG